A stretch of DNA from Candidatus Atribacteria bacterium:
GGAAAACCTCCATTTTTGGCTTATTTTTACCTACTTAAAATTACGAAACCCCTATAAATTGCCACTTTCAAAGTTAGAAATAAGGAAATTTTAGTTAAAAAAGTACCATTTTTGGTGATAGTGCACTCTTAGTGAGTAAATAACTCAAAAAATATAAAACCTTGACTAAATAAGGATTATTTGATAGATTTAGTTCATTGTTTCACTATATATTAATTGAATTTTGTAATGATAAAAAATAATTCGATAGAAAAAGATTTTATTAAATTAGGTGGAGTAGAGTATTGAAAAATAAATTAAAACAAGGAGGAGATAATGTATAAAAAACTTTTTATACCTGGACCGGTTGATGTTACCGAAGATACCTTGCAAAAGATGGCTACCCCTATGATAGGTCATAGAACCAAAGAGGCTTCAACTCTACAGAGAGGCATTAGTGACAAATTAAGAAAGCTGATGTATACCCAAAATGAGATTTTACTTTCTACTTCTTCCGGCAGCGGACTGATGGAGGGATCTATTCGTTCTTGTACTCAAAAAAGAGCTGCAGTATTTTCCTGCGGTAACTTTGGAAACCGTTGGTTTGCCATGGCAGAAGACAATAATGTGCCTGCTGATAAATTTGAAGTCGAATGGGGATTGCCTAATACTGCGGAATCAGTCGAACAAATTTTAACCACCGGTAAATATGACCTGATTACTGTAACTCATAATGAGACTTCCAGCGGGATAATGAATCCGGTTGAAGAGATTGCTAAGATAATGAAAAAATTCCCCGAAGTACTGTTTTGTGTTGATGCAGTAAGTTCTTTGGGTGGAGCCAAGATAGAAGTGGATAAGTTGGGCATCGATATCTGTATTACTTCCAGTCAAAAATGTTTAGGGTTACCTCCCGGTCTTTCTCTATGTTCCATTTCAGAAAAGGCCTTAGCGGCGGCCAGAAAAGTAAAATTTAGAGGAACTTATCTTGATCTTTTACAGATCTATGAGTATATTCAGAAGAAAGATTATCAATACCCTTCTACTCCTTCTTTGTCTCATATGTTTGCCCTGGATCATCAATTGGATAAGATATTGAAAGAAGGATTAGATAACCGTTTTGCCCGACATGCTGAAATGGCCAATTACGTAAGGGCATGGGCTAAAGAAAAATTTTCTCTCTTTGCCCAGGAAGAATTTGCCTCTAATACCGTAACCTGTGTAAAAAATACCCGAGAGATTAGCGTGGGTGACTTAAACAAAGCTTTAGGAGAAAGAGGGTATGTGATTTCTAACGGGTACGGGAAATTAAAAGAGAAAACCTTTAGAATTGCTCATATGGCCGAAGCAACACTTTCCCAGATCAAAGAGCTTCTTTCCATTATTGATAAAATTTTAGGAATATAGGCGGGTATAAGGATGTTAAAAATATTAGTAACCGATGGAATGGATACAAGATCTGTTCAGACCTTAAAAAATATGGGGCATGAGGTAACAGAGCAATTCTTTGAACCTGAAGAGTTAAAAGTGCAAGTAAAGAATTTCAATGTAGTAATAGTACGTTCTGCAACTAAAGTTAGGAAAGAGATCATAGATTCTGCCCTTGAGACCGGAAATTTAAAATTAATCATTCGAGGTGGGGTAGGAGTGGATAACATAGATGTATGCTATGCTGAATCAAAAGGGATAAAAGTTAGAAATACTCCCAATGCAAGCAGTTTGGCAGTAGCAGAATTAGCATTGAGTCACATGTTTTGTTTGGCCCGCTTTATGGGAATGGCTAATATCACCATGAGAGAAGGTAAATGGAATAAAAAGCAGTATAAAGGGATAGAGCTTTCCGGCAAAACCTTGGGACTTATAGGATTTGGCAGAATCGGAAGAGAATTAGCTAAAAAAGCTAAGGCAATGGGGATGAAAATTATCTATAATGATATCTTGGGACCAGCCAAGGATTGTCCCGAATACTCTTTTGTTTCGCTGGATACGCTTTTAGCTGATTCTGATTTTATCTCTTTACATATACCGGGGAATGAAGATAAATCTCCGGTGGTCGGTACCTTAGAATTTAGCAAAATGAAAGATGGAGCATATCTTATTAATTGTGCTCGAGGTAATGTAGTAAATGAGTCAGATTTGCTGGAAGCTTTGAATTCCGGAAAACTTGCGGGAGCAGGAATTGATGTATTCTCAGAAGAGCCAACCAAAAATATGCAACTGGTGAATCACGAAAAAGTTTCAGTAACTCCCCATATCGGAGCATCTACCATAGAAGCTCAAAAGAGAATCGGAGCCGAAATTATTTCTATTATCAAAGAAAATTTTTAGATTAAAAGGGGAATATAAAAATGCCAGTAATCAAACCATTTAAAGCTTTTAGACCTGAGCCAGATTTGGTTACCAAAGTAGCCTCACCGCCTTATGATGTTCTTAATAGTGAAGAAGCCCGCCAGTTGGTAAAAGATAATTCCTATTCCTTTCTTCACGTGAATAAAGCAGAGATAGATTTAGACCCTTCAGTAGATCATTATGACTGGAGAGTGTACAAAAAAGCCAGCGAAAATCTTGATCGGTTGATTGAGAAAAAAGTCTATTTACAGGATGAACAGGAGAAGATCTATATTTATAGACAGATAATGAAAGGAAGAGCTCAAACCGGATTAGTAGTCTGTGTTTCGTTAGATGATTATCTTCAAGGAAAGATCAAGAAACATGAAAATACCCGAGAAGATAAAGAAAAGGACCGTATCAATCATATTGATCTTACCAATGCCAATGCCGGTCCGGTTTTTCTTACCTATAAAGCAAAAGAGGAGATAAAACAAATTGTAAATAGATGGGTTAAAGAAGAAAACCCCGTCTAT
This window harbors:
- a CDS encoding alanine--glyoxylate aminotransferase family protein; translation: MYKKLFIPGPVDVTEDTLQKMATPMIGHRTKEASTLQRGISDKLRKLMYTQNEILLSTSSGSGLMEGSIRSCTQKRAAVFSCGNFGNRWFAMAEDNNVPADKFEVEWGLPNTAESVEQILTTGKYDLITVTHNETSSGIMNPVEEIAKIMKKFPEVLFCVDAVSSLGGAKIEVDKLGIDICITSSQKCLGLPPGLSLCSISEKALAAARKVKFRGTYLDLLQIYEYIQKKDYQYPSTPSLSHMFALDHQLDKILKEGLDNRFARHAEMANYVRAWAKEKFSLFAQEEFASNTVTCVKNTREISVGDLNKALGERGYVISNGYGKLKEKTFRIAHMAEATLSQIKELLSIIDKILGI
- a CDS encoding 3-phosphoglycerate dehydrogenase: MLKILVTDGMDTRSVQTLKNMGHEVTEQFFEPEELKVQVKNFNVVIVRSATKVRKEIIDSALETGNLKLIIRGGVGVDNIDVCYAESKGIKVRNTPNASSLAVAELALSHMFCLARFMGMANITMREGKWNKKQYKGIELSGKTLGLIGFGRIGRELAKKAKAMGMKIIYNDILGPAKDCPEYSFVSLDTLLADSDFISLHIPGNEDKSPVVGTLEFSKMKDGAYLINCARGNVVNESDLLEALNSGKLAGAGIDVFSEEPTKNMQLVNHEKVSVTPHIGASTIEAQKRIGAEIISIIKENF